From a region of the Tachypleus tridentatus isolate NWPU-2018 chromosome 1, ASM421037v1, whole genome shotgun sequence genome:
- the LOC143232527 gene encoding CDK5 regulatory subunit-associated protein 2-like, whose translation MDSVNQSEVFSPTASQRGAILSPVRARTMKEYDQQIADLRKENFNLKLKLYFLEEKMEKKYDGDDKELHRINIKLQVDVETLHKELEQKHKLLQDALGTLEKLEQNHRREIEELKETNSEEKCDKGN comes from the exons ATGGACTCTGTAAACCAGTCTGAAGTTTTTTCACCTACAG caAGCCAAAGAGGTGCCATTCTATCCCCTGTGCGAGCTAGAACAATGAAAGAATATGATCAG CAAATAGCAGACCTCCGGAAAGAAAATTTCAATCTGAAATTGAAACTGTATTTTTTGGAAGAGAAGATGGAGAAAAAATATGATGGTGATGATAAAGAGCTCCATAGAATT aatataaAATTGCAAGTTGATGTAGAAACTTTACATAAAGAACTAGAGCAGAAACACAAGCTTTTACAAGATGCTTT gGGGACTTTAGAAAAGTTAGAGCAAAATCACAGGAGAGAAATAGAAGAACTAAAGGAAACAAACAGTGAAGAAAAATGTGACAAGGGAAATTGA